In one Gadus morhua chromosome 7, gadMor3.0, whole genome shotgun sequence genomic region, the following are encoded:
- the timm10b gene encoding mitochondrial import inner membrane translocase subunit Tim10 B has translation MEPEMQIRNLRDFLLVYNRMTETCFQRCSSNFNYRNLTMVEDRCVDNCAGKLIRANNRLMGTYVQLMPKMVQKRMDEMQSKVAEAEAAAAAAAAAAGSVTEAPNTTEFSIDQTSPLPPPAYLSPVDTSPVDTDTGPLHVLTGPVLDSGPTSLVEATQSHMALPVPIIPAPAEAFIPTPFDNVGIKPASTFIPPSFDNVGVGPVSTVVSPMPGPSVSSIHDTPLPVAHITPPVVPAPSVPTPARPESLAADVSTVSKA, from the exons ATGGAGCCTGAAATGCAAATCCGGAAT CTTCGGGATTTCCTGCTGGTGTACAATCGCATGACCGAAACCTGTTTCCAACGATGCTCTAGCAATTTTAACTACAGAAATCTGACAATGGTGGAG GACCGTTGTGTGGACAACTGCGCTGGGAAGCTGATTCGCGCTAACAATCGTCTGATGGGCACCTATGTGCAGTTGATGCCAAAAATGGTCCAGAAACGCATGGATGAGATGCAGAGCAAGGTTGCAgaggcagaagcagcagcagcagcagcagccgcagcagcagggtCGGTCACCGAAGCTCCAAACACCACAGAATTCTCCATAGACCAAACCTCACCACTGCCTCCACCTGCTTACCTCTCTCCAGTCGATACGTCTCCAGTCGATACGGATACAGGACCCCTGCATGTACTCACTGGACCCGTGCTTGATTCAGGTCCTACGTCCCTGGTGGAGGCGACACAAAGCCACATGGCCCTTCCTGTACCAATCATACCAGCCCCAGCAGAAGCGTTTATTCCAACACCTTTTGATAACGTGGGGATTAAACCTGCTTCTACGTTTATTCCACCATCTTTTGATAACGTGGGGGTTGGACCAGTGTCTACGGTAGTTTCCCCCATGCCAGGACCCTCTGTCAGCAGCATACATGATACACCTCTTCCTGTAGCCCATATCACCCCACCGGTGGTACCTGCTCCATCTGTACCGACCCCAGCCAGACCAGAGAGCCTCGCAGCGGACGTGTCAACAGTATCTAAAGCCTAG
- the LOC115546553 gene encoding transcriptional coactivator YAP1 isoform X2, whose protein sequence is MDAHHGAPSTGQQIVHVRGDSQTDLEALFNAVMNPNKTTRPPSSLPMRMRKLPDSFFRQPDPRGHSRQASSDGGVCGSLTPHHVRAHSSPASLPINSLSTQATGLPSAPVIPDDMPLPPGWEMAKTPTGQRYFLNHLDQSTTWHDPRLAQLQPQRTLLAHGVTTQTHNSEADSAQKVSPGLAAMATQQRQEKERLRSKQDLGGRNLSSVLIGHDRNVANQNPSLDARILGPAHEPVLNGAHSRDQSTDSGLSVSSLPRPSDHMLSSMDHMDTGDPTETPSLTLQDTMSGLPMSDTEELMPCIPEGLTSDLLMDMETVLSSSHMDKDSLLTWL, encoded by the exons ATGGACGCGCATCATGGCGCGCCTTCGACGGGGCAACAGATCGTGCACGTCCGCGGGGATTCACAGACGGATCTCGAGGCCCTCTTCAATGCCGTGATGAACCCCAATAAGACCACCAGACCGCCGTCCTCACTGCCCATGCGCATGAGAAAACTTCCAGACTCGTTCTTTCGGCAGCCGGATCCCCGCGGCCACTCCAGACAG GCCAGTTCGGATGGCGGAGTGTGCGGTTCCCTGACCCCTCATCACGTCCGTGCCCACTCCTCGcccgcctccctccccatcaactccctctccacccaggccaCGGGGCTCCCCTCCGCACCAGTCATCCCCGACGACATGCCGCTCCCCCCCGGTTGGGAGATGGCCAAGACGCCCACTGGCCAGCGATACTTTCTCAA tcattTGGATCAGTCAACAACATGGCACGACCCACGTCTCGCCCAGCTCCAGCCCCAGCGGACCCTGCTAGCCCATGGTGtgaccacgcagacacacaacagtGAAGCAGATTCAG CACAGAAGGTGAGCCCAGGCCttgctgccatggcaacacagcAACGTCAGGAAAAGGAAAGGCTCAGGTCTAAGCAG GACCTAGGAGGAAGGAACCTCTCCTCTGTTCTTATTGGCCATGACAGAAAtgtagccaatcagaacccATCTCTGGATGCAAGGATTCTTGGCCCTGCCCATGAGCCTGTGCTGAACGG CGCTCACTCCCGGGACCAGAGCACCGACAGCGGCCTCAGCGTCAGCAGCTTGCCCCGCCCCTCCGACCACATGCTGAGCTCCATGGACCACATGGACACTG GTGACCCCACGGAGACCCCATCGCTGACCTTGCAGGACACGATGTCAGGGCTGCCCATGTCTGACACGGAGGAGCTCATGCCTTGCATCCCAGAAGGTCTGACCTCAGACCTCCTCATGGACATGGAGACAGTGCTGTCCAGCTCACACATGGACAAAGACAGCCTGCTCACTTGGCTATAG
- the angptl5 gene encoding angiopoietin-related protein 5 isoform X1, whose amino-acid sequence MELMWPAVFLLQLLYLPFSVNVYTGSGNRTSNQSDVIIADLLEVASSKTPKSPVGGKGQDVCSIPCDVTAKLLRDDKNSLCGQIQQSLLAYGRSTRKMIRDVMDEQQRALDFLTTQVTELITKMQTLSLEVQRSNTEMYAVKPVQSHGRDCSDIKDSLVSVVPKIPSGIYIAHPENSDSSFEVFCEMDYMGGGWTVIQRRAEGLMDFKRPWEDYINGFGHLPGEHWLGLSQVHQILNQKETRFQLHIALVSHDDETAYASYDDVHLGGDALFYSIHLGRYAGSAGDAFRGYEQEQNQDTAPFSATDVDNDGCVPSCSIHNRTVESCSAQYNHTGWWFNQCGLANLNGSPGDRGARPGGGGGYADGGTHILWDTWTQNGVPHLIKSVTMKIRRIPTNN is encoded by the exons ATGGAACTGATGTGGCCAGCAGTCTTTCTGCTTCAGCTGCTCTACCTGCCCTTCTCCGTCAACGTCTACACC GGGTCGGGAAACAGGACGAGCAACCAATCAGATGTCATCATCGCAGACCTGCTTGAAGTTGCATCTTCCAAAACACCAAAGTCACCCGTAGGGGGCAAGGGTCAGGATGTATGTTCAATTCCGTGCGATGTAACCGCCAAACTACTGCGTGATGACAAAAACTCCCTGTGTG GCCAGATACAGCAGTCTCTGCTGGCTTATGGCCGCAGCACCAGGAAGATGATCAGAGATGTGATGGATGAACAGCAGAGAGCCCTAGACTTCCTCACCACCCAG GTGACAGAGCTCATCACCAAAATGCAGACCCTCAGTTTAGAGGTCCAGAGAAGCAACACAGAGATGTACGCTGTCAAACCAGTACAGTCCCATG gaCGGGACTGCAGTGACATCAAGGACAGTCTGGTGTCAGTGGTTCCGAAGATCCCCAGTGGGATTTACATCGCCCACCCCGAGAACTCAGACTCCTCCTTCGAG gtgtTCTGTGAGATGGACTAcatgggggggggctggaccgTGATCCAGAGGAGGGCAGAGGGCTTGATGGACTTCAAGAGACCCTGGGAAGACTACATCAACGGCTTCGGACACCTACCAG gagagcATTGGCTGGGCCTCAGCCAGGTGCATCAAATCCTGAACCAGAAGGAAACCCGTTTCCAGCTCCACATCGCCCTGGTCTCCCACGACGACGAGACTGCCTACGCCTCGTACGATGACGTCCACCTCGGGGGCGATGCGCTGTTCTACAGCATCCACCTGGGCCGCTACGCTGGCAGCGCTG GCGACGCGTTCCGCGGCTACGAGCAGGAGCAGAACCAAGACACGGCTCCGTTCAGCGCCACCGATGTGGACAACGACGGCTGTGTGCCGTCCTGCTCCATCCATAACCGCACGGTGGAGAGTTGCAGcgcccagtacaaccacacGGGCTGGTGGTTCAACCAGTGTGGTCTGGCAAATCTCAACGGTTCACCGGGAGACCGCGGCGCGCGGCCCGGGGGTGGCGGTGGGTACGCGGATGGGGGCACCCACATCCTGTGGGACACGTGGACGCAGAACGGCGTGCCGCACCTCATCAAGTCCGTCACCATGAAGATAAGGAGAATCCCCACGAACAACTGA
- the angptl5 gene encoding angiopoietin-related protein 5 isoform X2 — MQTLSLEVQRSNTEMYAVKPVQSHGRDCSDIKDSLVSVVPKIPSGIYIAHPENSDSSFEVFCEMDYMGGGWTVIQRRAEGLMDFKRPWEDYINGFGHLPGEHWLGLSQVHQILNQKETRFQLHIALVSHDDETAYASYDDVHLGGDALFYSIHLGRYAGSAGDAFRGYEQEQNQDTAPFSATDVDNDGCVPSCSIHNRTVESCSAQYNHTGWWFNQCGLANLNGSPGDRGARPGGGGGYADGGTHILWDTWTQNGVPHLIKSVTMKIRRIPTNN; from the exons ATGCAGACCCTCAGTTTAGAGGTCCAGAGAAGCAACACAGAGATGTACGCTGTCAAACCAGTACAGTCCCATG gaCGGGACTGCAGTGACATCAAGGACAGTCTGGTGTCAGTGGTTCCGAAGATCCCCAGTGGGATTTACATCGCCCACCCCGAGAACTCAGACTCCTCCTTCGAG gtgtTCTGTGAGATGGACTAcatgggggggggctggaccgTGATCCAGAGGAGGGCAGAGGGCTTGATGGACTTCAAGAGACCCTGGGAAGACTACATCAACGGCTTCGGACACCTACCAG gagagcATTGGCTGGGCCTCAGCCAGGTGCATCAAATCCTGAACCAGAAGGAAACCCGTTTCCAGCTCCACATCGCCCTGGTCTCCCACGACGACGAGACTGCCTACGCCTCGTACGATGACGTCCACCTCGGGGGCGATGCGCTGTTCTACAGCATCCACCTGGGCCGCTACGCTGGCAGCGCTG GCGACGCGTTCCGCGGCTACGAGCAGGAGCAGAACCAAGACACGGCTCCGTTCAGCGCCACCGATGTGGACAACGACGGCTGTGTGCCGTCCTGCTCCATCCATAACCGCACGGTGGAGAGTTGCAGcgcccagtacaaccacacGGGCTGGTGGTTCAACCAGTGTGGTCTGGCAAATCTCAACGGTTCACCGGGAGACCGCGGCGCGCGGCCCGGGGGTGGCGGTGGGTACGCGGATGGGGGCACCCACATCCTGTGGGACACGTGGACGCAGAACGGCGTGCCGCACCTCATCAAGTCCGTCACCATGAAGATAAGGAGAATCCCCACGAACAACTGA
- the LOC115546535 gene encoding short transient receptor potential channel 3, with the protein MNERRAARRGANRPGNSNPTRAQSRDNLLMYGDCAEAENCCSGHCLGPSDGVGRGGEGPSAARLNAFKRRQVLRGPASMFCAPLSAPSDAEQHFLEAAEYGNIPEVRRMLLRSPSLNVNAVDYMGQNALQLAVANEHLEVTELLLGRTDLARVGDALLLAISKGYVRITEALLAHLSFKDSRRLTASPAQADMLDDFYAYDEDGTRFSHDVTPVILAAHCQEYEIVHTLLGKGATIDPPHDYFCCCDSCNYQQQYDSFSHSRSRINAYRGLASPAYLSLSNQDPVLAALELSNELAVLADIEKEFKNDYHRLSTQCKDYVVGLLDLCRSTEEVEAILSGETHFEDSFEPPVRTSLTRLKLAIKYELKKFVAHPNCQQQLLSIWYESLPGLRQQTTAVKLLVVLGVALGLPALAMAYWVAPCSKLGRVMRSPFMKFVAHASSFTIFLALLVLNAADRFAGPPLLANMTHLHRPPAGGPSAPQPDPLLLYRMTTTPFTWMETLIISWVIGMIWAEVKEIWSQGPGEYLLEPWNFLDFGIMAIFLASFSCRFSAFSHALAAQTVVHQHYSGAFNLSLLPPELRYFTLARMDWLPSDPQLVSEGLYAVAVVLSFSRIAYILPANESFGPLQISLGRTVKDIMKFMVIFILVFLAFMIGMFNLYSYYLGAKENDAFTTLEESFKTLFWAIFGLSEVRSVVINNGHKFIENIGYVLYGVYNVTMVVVLLNMLIAMINSSFQEIENDADVEWKFARAKLWFSYFEEGRTIPVPFNLVPSPKTLLGLATGLRDMLLHRLAGPGDPEPATAQLNQLGGSKGSGYSSATSPSRYQMIMKRLIKRYIIKARADKESDEITEGELKEIKQDISSLRYELLEDQAQTTETLRRLLRNLEDSKPPSK; encoded by the exons ATGAACGAGAGACGGGCGGCGCGGCGTGGAGCTAACAGACCAGGTAACAGCAACCCAACCAGGGCGCAGAGCCGCGACAACCTCCTCATGTATGGTGACTGTGCCGAGGCTGAAAACTGCTGCTCCGGTCACTGCCTGGG CCCCAGCGACGGCGTCGGTAGGGGTGGCGAGGGGCCATCAGCGGCCCGGCTGAACGCCTTCAAGCGGCGGCAGGTCCTGCGAGGCCCCGCCTCCATGTTCTGCGCCCCGCTCTCGGCCCCCTCGGACGCCGAGCAGCACTTCCTGGAGGCCGCAGAGTACGGCAACATTCCCGAGGTGCGGCGCATGCTGCTGCGCTCGCCCAGCCTCAACGTGAACGCCGTGGACTACATGGGccagaatgcattgcagctGGCCGTGGCCAACGAGCACCTGGAGGTGACCGAGCTGTTGCTAGGCAGAACGGACCTGGCACGAGTGGGTGATGCCCTTCTATTGGCCATCA GTAAGGGGTATGTTCGTATAACAGAGGCTCTGCTGGCTCACCTGTCCTTCAAAGACAGTCGCCGCCTGACCGCCAGCCCGGCCCAGGCGGACATGTTGGACGACTTCTACGCGTACGATGAGGACGGGACGCG ATTTTCCCACGACGTGACACCGGTGATCCTGGCCGCCCACTGCCAGGAGTACGAGATCGTCCACACGCTGCTGGGGAAGGGGGCCACCATCGACCCCCCCCACGACTACTTCTGTTGCTGCGACTCCTGCAACTACCAGCAGCAGTACGACTCCTTCAGCCACTCACGGTCCAGGATCAACGCCTACCGCGGGCTGGCCAGCCCCGCCTACCTCTCGCTGTCCAATCAGGACCCGGTACTGGCGGCCCTGGAGCTGAGCAACGAGCTGGCCGTGCTGGCCGACATCGAGAAGGAGTTTAAG AATGACTACCACCGCCTGTCCACGCAGTGCAAAGACTACGTGGTGGGTCTGCTGGACCTCTGTCGCAGcaccgaggaggtggaggccatCCTGAGCGGCGAGACGCACTTTGAGGACAGCTTCGAGCCGCCCGTCCGCACCTCCCTCACCCGCCTCAAACTGGCGATTAAGTACGAGCTGAAGAAG TTCGTAGCCCATCCCAACTgccagcagcagctgctcagCATCTGGTACGAGAGCCTGCCAGGGCTCCGGCAGCAGACCACCGCCGTCAAGCTGCTGGTGGTCCTGGGTGTAGCGCTGGGGCTGCCCGCCCTCGCCATGGCCTACTGGGTAGCCCCCTGCAGCAAG ctGGGCCGGGTGATGCGCAGTCCGTTCATGAAGTTCGTGGctcacgcctcctccttcaccaTCTTCCTGGCTCTGCTGGTGCTCAACGCCGCCGACCGCTTCGCCGGACCCCCCCTGCTGGCAAACATGACCCACCTCCATAGACCCCCCGCCGGCGGGCCCTCTGCCCCCCAGCCGGACCCCCTGCTGCTCTACCGGATGACCACCACCCCCTTCACCTGGATGGAGACCCTCATCATATCCTGGGTCATAG GTATGATCTGGGCGGAGGTGAAGGAGATCTGGAGTCAGGGTCCGGGGGAATACCTGCTGGAGCCCTGGAACTTTCTAGACTTCGGGATAATGGCCATCTTCCTGGCGTCGTTCAGCTGCCGCTTCTCTGCGTTCAGCCACGCCCTGGCAGCCCAGACCGTCGTCCACCAGCACTACAGTGGCGCCTTCAACCTCTCGCTGCTGCCCCCGGAGCTCAGATACTTCACCCTCG CGCGGATGGACTGGTTGCCCTCGGACCCCCAGCTGGTGTCGGAAGGTCTGTACGCCGTGGCCGTGGTGCTCAGCTTCTCGCGGATCGCCTACATCCTGCCGGCCAACGAGAGCTTCGGGCCGCTGCAGATCTCGCTGGGCAGGACGGTGAAGGACATCATGAAGTTCATGGTCATCTTCATCCTGGTCTTCCTCGCCTTCATGATCGGCATGTTCAACCTCTACTCCTATTACCTGGGGGCCAAGGAGAACGACGCCTTCACCAC CTTGGAGGAGAGCTTCAAGACGCTGTTCTGGGCCATCTTCGGCCTCTCCGAGGTGCGCTCAGTGGTGATCAACAACGGACACAAGTTCATCGAGAACATCGGCTACGTGCTGTACGGCGTCTACAACGTCACcatggtggtggtgcttctCAACATGCTCATCGCCATGATCAACAGCTCCTTCCAGGAGATCGAG AACGACGCGGACGTGGAGTGGAAGTTTGCCAGGGCCAAACTGTGGTTCTCTTACTTCGAGGAGGGCAGGACCATCCCGGTGCCCTTCAACCTGGTCCCCAGCCCCAAGACCCTGCTGGGCCTGGCCACGGGCCTCAGAGACATGCTGCTGCACCGCCTGGCCGGGCCCGGAGACCCAGAGCCGGCCACCGCCCAGCTCAACCAG
- the LOC115546553 gene encoding transcriptional coactivator YAP1 isoform X1 — translation MDAHHGAPSTGQQIVHVRGDSQTDLEALFNAVMNPNKTTRPPSSLPMRMRKLPDSFFRQPDPRGHSRQASSDGGVCGSLTPHHVRAHSSPASLPINSLSTQATGLPSAPVIPDDMPLPPGWEMAKTPTGQRYFLNHLDQSTTWHDPRLAQLQPQRTLLAHGVTTQTHNSEADSGVLAESWEQAVSPDGETYFINHISKSTSWVDPRIAQKVSPGLAAMATQQRQEKERLRSKQDLGGRNLSSVLIGHDRNVANQNPSLDARILGPAHEPVLNGAHSRDQSTDSGLSVSSLPRPSDHMLSSMDHMDTGDPTETPSLTLQDTMSGLPMSDTEELMPCIPEGLTSDLLMDMETVLSSSHMDKDSLLTWL, via the exons ATGGACGCGCATCATGGCGCGCCTTCGACGGGGCAACAGATCGTGCACGTCCGCGGGGATTCACAGACGGATCTCGAGGCCCTCTTCAATGCCGTGATGAACCCCAATAAGACCACCAGACCGCCGTCCTCACTGCCCATGCGCATGAGAAAACTTCCAGACTCGTTCTTTCGGCAGCCGGATCCCCGCGGCCACTCCAGACAG GCCAGTTCGGATGGCGGAGTGTGCGGTTCCCTGACCCCTCATCACGTCCGTGCCCACTCCTCGcccgcctccctccccatcaactccctctccacccaggccaCGGGGCTCCCCTCCGCACCAGTCATCCCCGACGACATGCCGCTCCCCCCCGGTTGGGAGATGGCCAAGACGCCCACTGGCCAGCGATACTTTCTCAA tcattTGGATCAGTCAACAACATGGCACGACCCACGTCTCGCCCAGCTCCAGCCCCAGCGGACCCTGCTAGCCCATGGTGtgaccacgcagacacacaacagtGAAGCAGATTCAG GTGTGCTTGCTGAGAGCTGGGAGCAGGCAGTCAGTCCAGACGGGGAGACGTACTTTATCAACCACATCAGCAAGTCCACCTCGTGGGTTGACCCGCGTATAG CACAGAAGGTGAGCCCAGGCCttgctgccatggcaacacagcAACGTCAGGAAAAGGAAAGGCTCAGGTCTAAGCAG GACCTAGGAGGAAGGAACCTCTCCTCTGTTCTTATTGGCCATGACAGAAAtgtagccaatcagaacccATCTCTGGATGCAAGGATTCTTGGCCCTGCCCATGAGCCTGTGCTGAACGG CGCTCACTCCCGGGACCAGAGCACCGACAGCGGCCTCAGCGTCAGCAGCTTGCCCCGCCCCTCCGACCACATGCTGAGCTCCATGGACCACATGGACACTG GTGACCCCACGGAGACCCCATCGCTGACCTTGCAGGACACGATGTCAGGGCTGCCCATGTCTGACACGGAGGAGCTCATGCCTTGCATCCCAGAAGGTCTGACCTCAGACCTCCTCATGGACATGGAGACAGTGCTGTCCAGCTCACACATGGACAAAGACAGCCTGCTCACTTGGCTATAG